The Primulina huaijiensis isolate GDHJ02 chromosome 17, ASM1229523v2, whole genome shotgun sequence genome window below encodes:
- the LOC140962480 gene encoding F-box protein At5g39250-like isoform X1 produces the protein MLTEPFWTYYFEVLNQKNSLSYSILVLAIFFLVDMSCDEILKAVFPLLDSTDLVTCMLVCKHWQEIALDDYFWQCLCAKKWPSICKRSSPPSETCYKLFKTFFKRQRGKALLPPRLSFNDLEFYFDLWTEQKLIFSEVVPGTDLQNGTWAPCGICDVLKFPLESPEYKMTLPVHPRFSIPSGKAVTVSVLISRKDCNKVACIMNNSIFEYIDRSAYRAFAFDYLDFSPAHPFVSSVMAWISLLFTNHSDGGLFDVFGIELDFCDVANSKDQVLQLLDILGWK, from the exons ATGCTCACC GAACCTTTTTGgacttattattttgaagttttaaaTCAGAAAAATTCACTTAGTTACTCTATTCTGGTGCTTGCAATCTTCTTTTTGGTGGATATGTCATGTGACGAGATCTTGAAGGCAGTCTTTCCTCTGTTGGACAGCACAGACCTTGTAACATGTATGTTAGTTTGTAAGCACTGGCAAGAAATTGCTCTTGATGACTACTTCTGGCAATGCCTTTGTGCCAAGAAATGGCCTTCAATCTGCAAGCGATCATCTCCTCCTTCAGAGACTTGTTACAAACTAttcaaaactttttttaaacGTCAACGTGGCAAAGCCCTACTGCCCCCTAGGCTATCCTTCAATGACCTGGAGTTTTATTTTGACCTCTGGACAGAACAAAAGTTGATTTTTTCAGAAGTGGTGCCTGGGACTGACCTGCAAAATGGAACCTGGGCTCCTTGTGGGATTTGTGATGTTCTCAAGTTTCCTTTGGAAAGTCCTGAATACAAGATGACTTTACCTGTGCATCCAAGGTTTAGCATTCCTTCAGGCAAGGCAGTTACAGTCTCTGTACTTATTAGTCGAAAAGATTGCAACAAAGTTGCTTGCATAATGAATAACTCCATTTTTGAATACATTGATCGATCTGCATATCGTGCCTTTGCATTTGACTACCTTGACTTTTCCCCTGCCCACCCTTTTGTGTCTAGCGTAATGGCATGGATCTCTTTGCTTTTCACCAATCATAGCGATGGTGGACTCTTTGATGTGTTTGGAATTGAACTGGATTTCTGTGATGTTGCCAACTCCAAGGACCAAGTTCTGCAGCTGCTGGACATCCTCGGCTGGAAATGA
- the LOC140962480 gene encoding F-box protein At5g39250-like isoform X2 encodes MSCDEILKAVFPLLDSTDLVTCMLVCKHWQEIALDDYFWQCLCAKKWPSICKRSSPPSETCYKLFKTFFKRQRGKALLPPRLSFNDLEFYFDLWTEQKLIFSEVVPGTDLQNGTWAPCGICDVLKFPLESPEYKMTLPVHPRFSIPSGKAVTVSVLISRKDCNKVACIMNNSIFEYIDRSAYRAFAFDYLDFSPAHPFVSSVMAWISLLFTNHSDGGLFDVFGIELDFCDVANSKDQVLQLLDILGWK; translated from the coding sequence ATGTCATGTGACGAGATCTTGAAGGCAGTCTTTCCTCTGTTGGACAGCACAGACCTTGTAACATGTATGTTAGTTTGTAAGCACTGGCAAGAAATTGCTCTTGATGACTACTTCTGGCAATGCCTTTGTGCCAAGAAATGGCCTTCAATCTGCAAGCGATCATCTCCTCCTTCAGAGACTTGTTACAAACTAttcaaaactttttttaaacGTCAACGTGGCAAAGCCCTACTGCCCCCTAGGCTATCCTTCAATGACCTGGAGTTTTATTTTGACCTCTGGACAGAACAAAAGTTGATTTTTTCAGAAGTGGTGCCTGGGACTGACCTGCAAAATGGAACCTGGGCTCCTTGTGGGATTTGTGATGTTCTCAAGTTTCCTTTGGAAAGTCCTGAATACAAGATGACTTTACCTGTGCATCCAAGGTTTAGCATTCCTTCAGGCAAGGCAGTTACAGTCTCTGTACTTATTAGTCGAAAAGATTGCAACAAAGTTGCTTGCATAATGAATAACTCCATTTTTGAATACATTGATCGATCTGCATATCGTGCCTTTGCATTTGACTACCTTGACTTTTCCCCTGCCCACCCTTTTGTGTCTAGCGTAATGGCATGGATCTCTTTGCTTTTCACCAATCATAGCGATGGTGGACTCTTTGATGTGTTTGGAATTGAACTGGATTTCTGTGATGTTGCCAACTCCAAGGACCAAGTTCTGCAGCTGCTGGACATCCTCGGCTGGAAATGA